The Pseudogulbenkiania sp. MAI-1 sequence AGCGCCGTATCGAGCGCATCGGCCTTGACCGAGGCCAAGACGACATCCCAGCACGGCTGCAGGGGATGGATCGTGTCGAAGTTCATGCTCGTCCTCACAGGCGGTAAGTCAGACGCAGGCCGATTTCCCGCGGCGGGCTGTAGACCGTGGCCTGGCCATTGAGAAAGCCGACGGCGTCGTACTTCTTGTTGGCGGCGTTGTGGACGTAGGCCGACAGCTCGGCACGTCCCAAGGGATAGCCGGCGGCCAGGTCCACCAGGCCGTAGCCGGGCTGACGGTAACGGTTGGCTGCATCCAGATAGACCTTGCCGACGCCGCTGACGGCCGCCTGGGCATACCAGCCCTGCGGTGCGTCGTAACGCAGGCCAAGATGGCCGGTGATGTCGGGTGCGAAGGGGTTGTGCTTGCCCTCGTGGTTGCCGGCGCCATCGGTGAATTCCCGGAAACGGGTGCGGTTGAACCCCAGCGCCGCCTGAACCCGCCAGCCCGCACCGAGCAGGTACTGCAGTTCCGCCTCCGCGCCAATCGACCGCGCCGATGCCGCATTGGTGATGAAAACCTGCCCCGGCAAGGCCATCTGCTGCACTTGCATGCTGCTGACGTCCATCAGATACAGCGACGTGCCGTAACGCAGGCGCCGCTCGAGAAGACTCCCCTTGGCCCCGAGTTCGAAGGAGCGCACCCGCTCCGGCTCGTAGCGCCGGGAAGTCTCGGGGGAGAAGGCATTGAAGCCGCCGGCACGGAAACCGTCGGCCACGCTGGCGTAGATCATCGCTTCCGGCTGCCACTGGTATTGCAGGGCCAGCTTGGGCGAGAAACGTGTGGAATCCAGGGACTCTTCGCGGCCGCCGTTCAGGGTGAAACGGGCCTCGCTGCGCTCGATGCGAGCCCCCGCCGTGACCGACCAGCGCTCGGCCAGGGGGACGGTCCAGTGGGTGAACAAGGCCGTCGAGTCGCCCTTCTGCACGGCCTGGGTCGTCGTCAAGGCCAGCGGCGTCTTCTGCTCGAAACGCAGGTCATGGTCGTCCCGGTCTGCGTAGAAGCCGGCCAGCCACCGGGCCTCGCCCCACTGGCCCTCCAGTCTGAACTCCTGCGACAGGGTCCGGAAGTGGTGGTCACGCGCCACGTGGAGCAGGTCGGCCGGCAGGAAATCGGTGTCCTGGACGAGACGGTCGGTGTAGTCATTATTGGCGGTGATCGAGCGCAGGCGCATGCCCGACGCCAGCTCATGGACGACGTCGAGGGAGAGGGTACGGGCGGTCGAATCGTTGAAGCCGTCGGTCCCGGAGCGCACCACGGCACGCTGGGGCGAAGAAGCAGAACCCCAGAGCGAAGCGCCGTCCCGGTAAGCCCGCTCGGCGTAACGCAGCGCCGCGTCGGTCCGCTCGCCCGGCGTCCAGCGCAGCGTGAACCGGCCGTTGCGGCGCTCGCGGTCATCGTCCTTGCGCCCCTTGAAGGCGTTGTCGATGAAGCCGTCCTGCTCGACGAACTCGCCGGCGACGCCCAGGTAGAGCGTGTCCTTGAGCAGGGGATGACTCGCATCGAAGCGCAGCGCGTGCTTGTCGCGGCTGCCGACCTCGGCGGAGACGACGGCATAGGGATCGTTGTCCGGCTTGCGGGTGACGATATTGACCACGCCGGCCTCGGCATTGCGTCCGTAGAGCGTGGACTGCGGGCCGCGCAGCACCTCCACCCGCTCGACGCCCAGCAGGTTGTCGTCGAAACCCTGCGCCCGTAGCGTCGGCACACCGTCCACCACCATGGCGACCGAGGACGAGAACGAGATGATGTTGGCAGTGAGCCCGCGCA is a genomic window containing:
- a CDS encoding TonB-dependent receptor, producing MHCRTKQRWLLALLASLGVAAHAETELPAVTVTATKQPQTLGSVAASVSAFAGEDLAAAGIDNLEGVARMTPGFTFQAQGQSGLQPPVMRGLTANIISFSSSVAMVVDGVPTLRAQGFDDNLLGVERVEVLRGPQSTLYGRNAEAGVVNIVTRKPDNDPYAVVSAEVGSRDKHALRFDASHPLLKDTLYLGVAGEFVEQDGFIDNAFKGRKDDDRERRNGRFTLRWTPGERTDAALRYAERAYRDGASLWGSASSPQRAVVRSGTDGFNDSTARTLSLDVVHELASGMRLRSITANNDYTDRLVQDTDFLPADLLHVARDHHFRTLSQEFRLEGQWGEARWLAGFYADRDDHDLRFEQKTPLALTTTQAVQKGDSTALFTHWTVPLAERWSVTAGARIERSEARFTLNGGREESLDSTRFSPKLALQYQWQPEAMIYASVADGFRAGGFNAFSPETSRRYEPERVRSFELGAKGSLLERRLRYGTSLYLMDVSSMQVQQMALPGQVFITNAASARSIGAEAELQYLLGAGWRVQAALGFNRTRFREFTDGAGNHEGKHNPFAPDITGHLGLRYDAPQGWYAQAAVSGVGKVYLDAANRYRQPGYGLVDLAAGYPLGRAELSAYVHNAANKKYDAVGFLNGQATVYSPPREIGLRLTYRL